In one Tepidisphaeraceae bacterium genomic region, the following are encoded:
- a CDS encoding helix-turn-helix transcriptional regulator yields MGVDTNKIRTLRIAKGLTMAAVAQLAGMRTAQQWNGVESGERKNPSIDTVQRMAKALGVKVDALLK; encoded by the coding sequence ATGGGTGTCGACACGAACAAGATCCGCACGCTCCGAATAGCCAAAGGTTTGACGATGGCGGCGGTCGCGCAGCTCGCTGGCATGCGTACAGCTCAGCAATGGAACGGCGTGGAGTCCGGCGAGCGCAAGAATCCTTCGATCGACACCGTGCAGCGAATGGCGAAGGCGCTCGGGGTCAAGGTAGACGCTCTGCTTAAGTGA